The following proteins are co-located in the Halarcobacter sp. genome:
- a CDS encoding CheR family methyltransferase — protein sequence MNDNEILTIVGIGASAGGLDPLQSFIKKIKPSENITYVITQHLDKHQPTKLLEILSRSSTIPISMAMDDEIIEANRIYICPPKYNLTIENNRFKLITPSSKDYSVPSINKFFTSLAKQKEDKAIGIILSGAGNDGSEGIKDIKLAGGITIAQEETTAKHPEMPSAAIKTKHVDLILSPENMAVELQTILKYPLILYKEDYGKQLDKIFDILLDKTNTDFSDYKISTIQRRIKRRMVVTKKKSLDDYIDYLKISEKEVKLLQKELLVIVTSFFRDEEAFIQLEKSIEKLVQNKNKYEPIRVWITGCATGEEAYSVAIILYEALKRNNLSNKIQIFATDISSEAIKVARDGSYDINSVKNIKQNLLKEYFIKKDDTYKISKDIRDIIIFSKHDMIKDPPFLNMDLITCRNLLIYFNSELQKRIFSIFFNALNTEGILFLGKSENTTNITNLFVSIDNKWKIFKKDKSSTPPTLDNMTYYPKRYVSGLSTVKKRFIKKKDFNTHLHNSLAQTILDKYFDTYIIINRENNIIYTKGELSDYIKFPKGGFTQELFSFLKDSIRVDIRTAILKARREQEIVSFGIKLDGLNLRIDIIPIRENEIATEGICIVFKQNKDEIVIENNKELVDKYNRLNIQELEQELIETKERLQTTIEELETSNEELQSTNEEFQSSNEELQSTNEELETSNEELQSTNEELTTVNQELERKSKELRISNKDLENTFDSISYGVMILDTDLKIRKYTSFMETISTISSKNICNELSSIPMPIESKFLNKKIKEVMKSGEETKFEKKFKNMDLLITIKPYLGEKNEIRGSILSFHDITKIKENEEELKRAKYELEHINDNLEHIIDEKTLEIKVINRNLEEKNKTLTNALKLFENTFEQAAVGIAHVSLNGDWLKVNQKLCDILSYTKEELLDLTFQDITYPDDLDRDLEYVNQLLTGEIENYSLNKRYYKKDKSIVWINLTASLVRKTNKEPDFFIAVIEDISLQKEYQEKLKSQKEEFETIFNFSHDSITIVDLKTNFLKFNKAFLEMTGYTEDELITKSCNDLTAPEDISKNQGAMEQAILTGHANNIEKSCLTKDNKMITVNMSASLLPDKDKILLSLKDISSIKIMEQQSRLASMGEMIGNIAHQWRQPLSVITTSISGLKLKSDLTGLKEEDIDECEENIIKQANYLSTTIDNFRNFLKGEKFITQISIKNVIKNSLSLIEASLHNNYINLFLDLEDDLKIDGNINELSEALINILNNSKDILKNEIKDENDRLIFITTKKVDINSLELKILDSGGGINSSIIDKIFEPYFTTKHQYQGTGLGLSISHKIITQRYHGEIKASNHKFNHNGKDYKGACFTIIFKDEL from the coding sequence ATGAATGATAATGAAATTTTAACTATAGTTGGCATTGGAGCAAGTGCTGGTGGTTTGGATCCATTACAATCTTTTATAAAAAAGATAAAACCATCTGAAAATATAACATATGTAATAACACAACATTTAGATAAACATCAACCTACAAAACTATTAGAGATACTTTCAAGAAGCTCAACTATACCTATATCAATGGCTATGGATGATGAGATAATAGAAGCTAATAGAATATATATCTGTCCCCCTAAATACAACTTAACAATAGAAAACAATCGTTTTAAACTAATCACACCTTCCTCTAAAGATTATTCTGTTCCTTCAATTAATAAATTTTTTACTTCTTTAGCTAAACAAAAAGAAGATAAAGCTATTGGTATTATATTATCAGGAGCTGGAAATGATGGTTCAGAGGGTATAAAAGATATAAAACTTGCAGGTGGAATCACAATAGCACAAGAAGAAACAACAGCAAAACATCCTGAGATGCCTAGCGCTGCAATTAAAACAAAACATGTAGATTTGATTTTATCCCCTGAAAATATGGCGGTTGAACTTCAAACAATATTAAAATATCCACTTATATTATACAAAGAGGATTATGGTAAACAGTTAGATAAAATTTTTGATATTTTACTTGATAAAACTAATACAGATTTTAGTGATTATAAAATAAGTACAATTCAAAGAAGAATAAAAAGAAGAATGGTTGTTACTAAAAAGAAATCCTTAGATGATTATATTGATTATTTAAAAATTTCAGAAAAAGAGGTTAAGCTATTACAAAAAGAGTTATTAGTAATTGTTACCTCATTTTTTAGGGATGAAGAAGCTTTTATTCAATTAGAAAAGAGTATTGAAAAGCTAGTTCAAAATAAAAATAAATATGAACCAATTAGAGTTTGGATTACAGGTTGTGCAACTGGAGAAGAGGCTTACTCTGTAGCTATTATTTTATATGAAGCACTAAAAAGAAACAATCTTTCTAACAAAATTCAAATTTTTGCTACTGATATATCATCTGAAGCAATTAAAGTAGCAAGGGATGGAAGCTATGATATAAATAGTGTTAAAAATATCAAACAAAATTTACTAAAAGAGTATTTTATAAAAAAAGATGACACTTATAAAATCTCAAAAGATATTAGAGATATTATTATATTTTCAAAACATGATATGATTAAAGATCCTCCCTTTTTAAATATGGATCTAATTACATGTAGAAATCTATTAATCTATTTTAACTCAGAATTACAAAAAAGAATTTTCTCAATTTTCTTTAATGCATTAAACACAGAAGGTATCCTTTTCTTAGGCAAAAGTGAGAATACTACTAATATTACCAATCTTTTTGTTTCAATTGATAATAAATGGAAAATCTTTAAAAAAGATAAATCCTCTACGCCACCCACTTTAGACAATATGACCTATTATCCCAAAAGGTATGTATCAGGTTTATCTACTGTTAAAAAAAGATTTATTAAAAAAAAGGATTTTAACACTCATCTGCATAACTCTTTAGCTCAAACAATTTTAGATAAATATTTTGATACTTATATCATCATAAATAGGGAAAATAATATAATCTATACAAAAGGGGAACTTAGTGATTATATTAAGTTTCCAAAAGGTGGATTTACTCAAGAATTATTTTCATTTTTAAAAGATTCAATAAGAGTTGATATTAGAACAGCCATTTTAAAAGCAAGACGAGAACAAGAGATTGTTAGTTTTGGTATAAAACTTGATGGCTTAAATCTAAGAATTGATATTATCCCAATAAGAGAAAATGAGATAGCTACAGAGGGAATTTGTATTGTATTTAAACAAAATAAAGATGAAATAGTTATTGAAAACAATAAAGAATTAGTAGATAAATATAATAGATTAAATATACAAGAATTAGAACAAGAATTAATAGAAACAAAAGAGAGACTACAAACCACTATTGAAGAGTTAGAAACCTCTAATGAAGAGCTTCAAAGTACTAACGAGGAGTTTCAATCTAGTAATGAAGAGCTTCAAAGTACAAATGAGGAATTAGAAACCTCTAATGAAGAGCTTCAAAGTACAAATGAAGAGCTTACAACTGTTAACCAAGAATTAGAAAGAAAATCAAAAGAATTAAGGATTTCTAATAAAGATTTAGAAAACACTTTTGATAGTATAAGTTATGGAGTAATGATTTTAGATACTGATTTAAAAATCAGAAAATACACCTCATTTATGGAAACTATCTCTACTATTAGTTCAAAAAATATATGTAATGAATTAAGTAGCATCCCTATGCCTATTGAAAGTAAATTTTTAAATAAAAAAATTAAAGAAGTTATGAAAAGTGGAGAAGAGACTAAATTTGAAAAAAAATTCAAAAATATGGATTTATTAATAACGATAAAACCTTATTTAGGTGAAAAAAATGAGATTAGAGGTTCAATACTCTCTTTTCATGATATAACAAAAATTAAAGAAAATGAAGAGGAGTTAAAAAGAGCAAAATATGAATTAGAACATATTAATGATAACCTTGAGCATATAATTGATGAAAAAACATTAGAGATTAAGGTTATAAATAGAAATCTAGAAGAAAAAAACAAAACTTTAACTAATGCTCTTAAACTTTTTGAAAATACATTTGAACAAGCTGCTGTAGGTATTGCACATGTTTCTTTAAATGGAGATTGGTTAAAAGTAAATCAAAAACTTTGTGATATTTTATCTTACACAAAAGAAGAATTATTAGATTTGACTTTTCAAGACATAACCTATCCAGATGATTTAGATAGAGATTTAGAATATGTTAATCAATTGCTTACAGGAGAGATAGAAAATTATTCTTTGAATAAAAGATATTATAAAAAAGATAAATCAATTGTATGGATCAACTTAACTGCTTCATTAGTGCGGAAAACTAATAAGGAACCAGACTTTTTTATTGCAGTTATAGAAGATATATCCTTGCAAAAAGAGTATCAAGAAAAATTAAAATCGCAAAAAGAAGAGTTTGAAACAATCTTTAACTTTAGTCACGATAGTATTACTATAGTTGATTTAAAAACTAATTTTCTAAAATTTAATAAAGCCTTTTTGGAGATGACTGGATATACAGAGGATGAACTTATTACAAAAAGTTGTAATGATTTAACAGCACCAGAAGATATATCAAAAAATCAAGGTGCAATGGAACAAGCTATTCTAACAGGGCATGCAAATAATATTGAAAAAAGCTGTCTTACTAAAGATAATAAAATGATTACAGTAAATATGAGTGCATCTTTATTACCAGATAAAGATAAAATTCTTTTATCTCTAAAAGATATTTCATCAATCAAAATTATGGAACAACAGTCAAGACTAGCATCAATGGGTGAGATGATAGGAAATATTGCCCATCAATGGAGACAACCTTTAAGTGTTATAACAACAAGTATTAGTGGACTTAAATTAAAATCAGACTTAACTGGCTTAAAAGAAGAAGATATTGATGAATGTGAAGAAAATATTATTAAACAAGCTAACTATCTATCAACTACAATAGATAATTTTAGAAACTTTTTAAAGGGTGAAAAATTTATTACTCAAATAAGTATTAAAAATGTAATAAAAAACTCTTTAAGTCTTATAGAAGCATCGTTACATAATAACTATATCAACCTATTTTTAGATTTAGAAGATGATCTTAAAATTGATGGAAATATAAATGAGCTTTCAGAGGCTCTTATCAATATACTAAATAATAGTAAAGATATATTAAAAAATGAAATAAAAGATGAAAATGATAGATTAATTTTTATTACTACTAAAAAAGTTGATATCAATAGTTTA